DNA sequence from the Malus sylvestris chromosome 10, drMalSylv7.2, whole genome shotgun sequence genome:
ACGCCCCCTCTGCGTATACTGTTGGAAGCCCTGTGCTGCACCTAGGATATCTGTGGTGCAGCCATATCCTATTCAGTCGCCTGTACCTAGGGTTGTTACGCCTTCTGGTTACAGTGGTGTTCCTAGGGGAGGTACAGATCATTACCAGAGTTATGGACGACCCTGTGCTCCCACTAACCCCTACGGTAGTACTGTGAGTGGAGCTTATCCGGGTAGTGCGGCGACTTCATTCACAGGCAATGCTCACAGACATCTTGGCAGTGCTGGAGATCCCAGAGGTGCTGCTTCCCGGTCTCCAATAGCACCCACATTTCTTCCCAATCCTTCCCCACCTGCACATGGTGGTAGCTTCATATTATCGTTACGTGTATCTTGTATGATTTATGCTATGCTCATTGTGTGATTGGCTATGATTCAGGCTTATACCATATGGAACTCCAGCTCCTGGTCCTCAGTATTGACATCTTCTTCCCGTTAACACTCAATATCATGGAGCCTATAAACCTCCTGCGCCGGGGTACTACTACTGACTGCTATACAGATTCGACGGTCATCATTTTGACGCCGTAGGCTACTCCCCCAGACTGATGAAACGGGAAGAAGTAGAAGACATATCATGCTTCTTGTAAAGCATGACATCTTCCATTTGCGCATAGGATAATAGGAGCAAGGGAGGGAAGGAGGATAGGTTCTTGAACCAGTTGTATATTTTCAACTCTGGGTTGTATATGACTGACTGCATTTTGGTTCTTTTATCGACAGTTAACGTAAAATCGCGTTATAGTGTGTCGTAGTGATGGTTAAATAAATTTTCGGCATTGCCGGCGGAAGTGCTAAAAGCGGTTTTTGACAACCAAAAGTGTTTTGAGCTGTGTGGTTAATAAGAATCGCCAAATCTTGGTCTTGAAATTGAAGGGTCCCAATCCATGTGATGAGGGCATAGGAAAGTTGGTATGTGACCCATTTCATTTGGCCTTGAACATATGAATTGGTGGGTTATATTCGTTGTCTGCCACAACTAACAACGCCCATCAATTTTGCCTTTATAGCCATATGGCTTCCTGTCTAGAACCCCTATTCATTGAAAAATTGGAATTAAATGGAAATCGATATTGAAAAGAAAACTCAAGCATATAAAAGTCTGGTTTAGAGTTTAGAATTTAGATAGGTGTACAAATTGGATTGGAAATTTTGATTTCAACTTGTTTTGATTCGACAATTTCCAAATTTTGAACACCTGAATTCTTGAATCcgaaaattcagaaaaatataagaaaattggTATCTATGTTGAAATTTGGAAGTTCCAAAATTTCGAAACACATCAGGTTTCCAAGCTTGAAGTACATAGAACGACTAATATACAAAATTATTGCTTTGAGTTAAGGAACTTAAGAATATAGCAATACATTGGCAAATGGTGGATTGCCTCTCGGTTTAAACCCTTCATCTTTCTTTTCATGTAAATTAGTG
Encoded proteins:
- the LOC126584567 gene encoding uncharacterized protein LOC126584567, producing MPPYPIQSPVPRVVTPSGYSGVPRGGTDHYQSYGRPCAPTNPYGSTVSGAYPGSAATSFTGNAHRHLGSAGDPRGLYHMELQLLVLSIDIFFPLTLNIMEPINLLRRGTTTDCYTDSTVIILTP